The DNA region ACGGATTCTTCTCCAACGGAATGGCCGGCATGGCCGAGGCCATGGCGCAGGCCGTTCACGACTTCCGGTCCGTCCTGGACTATTTGGAGTCGACCGGGGTGGACAAGATGGCGCTGACGGGCATGTCGCTGGGCGGCTACACCTCGTCACTGATCGCCTCCGCCGACGACCGCCTGGAGGCCGTCATCCCGAATGTTCCGGTGGTGAACCCGGAATCGGCGTTCGACGACTGGTGGCCGGCCAACAAGCTGGTCGAGTTCGGGCGCCACGCAAGCGGGATCGGCCGGGAGGAGGCGGCGCGCGCCTCGGCGTTCCATTCGCCGTTGAACTACGCGCCGAAGGTCCCCAAGGACCGCCGGCTGATCATCACCGGTCTCGGCGACCGGCTGGCCCCGCCCGAGCAGGCCGAGGCGCTGTGGGAGCACTGGGATCGCTGTGCCTTGCACTGGTTCCCCGGCAACCACATCCTGCACGTCAGTCAGCCGGAATACCTGCGCCGGATGACGAGGTTCCTTCGCCCGCTTATGTTTTGACGGCGGTCCCGCGCATCGGCCAGCGCAGCGAGGCCAGGTCCGCGGTGGTGGCAGTGGCCCCGGGAAGCCGATCGGTGGCGGTCGGCGACATGGCGTCCAGCGCCTCCCATTGATAACCCCGCAGCGAGGTCAGTTCCGGCAGTGGTGCGGCCCGCCCCGGCATCTCGTCGGTGCGGATCGCGCAGGCGGCGGCCACCTTGCCGTCCGGGGTGATCTGCAGGGCGGTCCACACCTCCGGCGAGGAGTGCGCCCACAGCTTGGCCAGCGTCTCCGGCAGCGCGTCGTCGACCCGCAGCGCATAGGCGGCGACAAAGCTCTTCGGTCCGTCTTCGACGGCACGCCACTTCGCCTTGGCCTGCGGGCCCAGGATGTCCGGCACATCGACCTCGGAGGTGGTCACCGCCCAACCGAGCTCCCGCAGGTGATCAGCCAGCCGCCGCAACGCGACTTCGGCGGTGTCGCGCAACGGGATCCGCGCGGACCGAGCCTGCAGTTCGGCGAGATTCGTCGCCGCCGACATGGTCAGCCCGATCCAGGTCGTGGGCCCGGCGGCGGTCTTTCGGCTGGTGATCCGGGCCGCCTCGCAGCGCAGGCCGTACCGGTCCAGGTAGCCGGCGATCACGTCCAGCGGCAACTCGCCGTCACTTTCCGGCAGCACCCGCAGTACCACGGTGGTCTGGGCGTCGGCGCCGGTGCGCTGCACCAGATGGCGTGCGCCCCCGCGGGACTCGCGCGAGCCCAGCAGGGCGATGCGGCGCCGGATCATGGTGGTGAAGAACATCCCCCGCCACTGGCCGAGCAGAATGATCGCGACCGCAACGGCGATGCCGAGGGCCCATTGTCCGGTCACGGTCTGCCAGGGGTAGGCCATCGCGGCGGGCACAACCGCCAACAGCACCAGGGTGAGCCGACCGGCCCCCGGCCAAGCAATCCTCACTGGGAGCGTTCCTTTCGTCGGTTCACCGCGAAGGCGGCCGCGGCGACGGCGACCGCAAGGGCGGCCGTGCCGGCGAACGCGATGTTTCGCGGCGTGTGGTTCTGGGGCGGTGCCGCAACCGGCGCCGCTATCTGA from Mycolicibacterium sp. MU0053 includes:
- the eccE gene encoding type VII secretion protein EccE; its protein translation is MRIAWPGAGRLTLVLLAVVPAAMAYPWQTVTGQWALGIAVAVAIILLGQWRGMFFTTMIRRRIALLGSRESRGGARHLVQRTGADAQTTVVLRVLPESDGELPLDVIAGYLDRYGLRCEAARITSRKTAAGPTTWIGLTMSAATNLAELQARSARIPLRDTAEVALRRLADHLRELGWAVTTSEVDVPDILGPQAKAKWRAVEDGPKSFVAAYALRVDDALPETLAKLWAHSSPEVWTALQITPDGKVAAACAIRTDEMPGRAAPLPELTSLRGYQWEALDAMSPTATDRLPGATATTADLASLRWPMRGTAVKT